The Miscanthus floridulus cultivar M001 chromosome 17, ASM1932011v1, whole genome shotgun sequence genome has a window encoding:
- the LOC136516275 gene encoding uncharacterized protein isoform X2 — MGLSRRFLNLIVDNRIQGAKSLCSIDLRRHKLFNTTTPAPKGNALALNKIRLPSPSLSKRTSDSDLKDQRLHFFQAADRRVDAMESPLPAQSINLGASAMGYSTETCVRKQAAASVTRTIRTIELPQPVMNFRCSIVDCYWYLKCLPLSDRKLLCVDPYARTALFDLGLRQVEAIPYLHVPKHSPLPCFVPLPSSSDATEDGNGSFYILEGSPYQELQGDDDTRQQLSNQFEAFVYHSESKSWQRQLLPPPPFVCDPKHCKRRGPDITSYAVVERGGSHVIFVSVDGAGTYSLDTVTHTWSHVGDWVLPFTGKVEYVPELKLWFGICAQDWQLGAAELSTMDSQPQLIGTWKELKAPGDWRQLKPPQLVNLGSGRFCITRFFFRGLLHPMAFSDSEYDDPVDEEYFTVLTGIDVVPCIHDAYGTANHTFSGGIGSKGKVELQMIKHNSRRHMSNGSDGTIEGVF, encoded by the coding sequence ATGGGCCTCTCGCGTCGGTTTCTGAATCTGATCGTGGACAACCGCATCCAGGGAGCCAAATCGCTGTGCTCCATTGATCTGAGGCGACACAAGTTGTTCAACACAACAACGCCAGCACCCAAAGGAAACGCCCTGGCTTTGAACAAGATTCGGCTTCCCAGCCCCAGCCTCAGCAAGCGGACATCAGATTCCGATCTCAAGGACCAACGGCTTCACTTCTTCCAGGCTGCGGATCGAAGGGTTGATGCAATGGAGAGCCCGCTTCCGGCCCAAAGCATCAACCTCGGAGCCTCTGCCATGGGCTACTCAACGGAAACATGCGTCCGGAAGCAGGCAGCAGCTTCAGTAACAAGAACGATCCGGACGATTGAACTTCCCCAACCAGTCATGAACTTTCGATGCTCAATCGTAGACTGCTATTGGTATCTGAAGTGTTTGCCGCTTTCAGATCGTAAGCTGCTGTGTGTGGACCCATATGCCCGTACTGCCCTCTTCGACCTGGGCTTGCGCCAGGTGGAGGCCATTCCCTACCTCCATGTGCCCAAGCATTCGCCGTTGCCCTGCTTTGTCCCCCTCCCATCCAGTTCTGATGCCACCGAAGACGGCAATGGCAGCTTCTACATCCTGGAGGGTTCTCCCTATCAGGAGCTGCAGGGAGACGACGACACCAGACAGCAGCTGAGCAATCAGTTTGAGGCATTTGTCTACCACAGCGAGTCCAAGTCCTGGCAGAGGCAGctccttccaccgccgccattcgTCTGTGACCCTAAGCACTGCAAGCGCAGGGGCCCCGACATCACCTCTTATGCAGTGGTTGAACGAGGTGGCTCCCATGTCATCTTTGTATCAGTGGATGGTGCTGGCACCTACTCCTTGGACACGGTGACACACACTTGGAGCCATGTCGGCGACTGGGTGCTACCCTTCACAGGCAAGGTCGAATATGTGCCGGAGCTGAAGCTGTGGTTTGGCATCTGCGCCCAGGACTGGCAACTGGGCGCTGCTGAACTGTCCACCATGGACTCCCAGCCACAGCTAATAGGCACTTGGAAGGAGCTCAAGGCACCTGGAGACTGGAGGCAGCTGAAGCCTCCTCAGCTTGTCAACCTGGGCTCTGGCCGGTTCTGCATCACAAGGTTCTTCTTCCGTGGTCTACTGCATCCCATGGCCTTCTCTGATTCGGAATATGATGATCCAGTTGATGAGGAATATTTCACTGTCTTGACTGGTATCGATGTGGTGCCATGTATCCATGACGCCTACGGGACAGCCAATCACACCTTTAGCGGAGGCATTGGCAGCAAGGGGAAAGTGGAGCTCCAAATGATCAAGCACAATTCAAGACGCCACATGTCTAATGGCAGCGATGGTACCATTGAGGGAGTGTTCTGA
- the LOC136516275 gene encoding uncharacterized protein isoform X1, giving the protein MTVQTPDLSRDAHPRRRSAPILLRSGFRSSAPSPPFSSGHRYRCGLLLPGWIARKERQQKEGAWLLLPASAAAGGSRRLNPPTMGLSRRFLNLIVDNRIQGAKSLCSIDLRRHKLFNTTTPAPKGNALALNKIRLPSPSLSKRTSDSDLKDQRLHFFQAADRRVDAMESPLPAQSINLGASAMGYSTETCVRKQAAASVTRTIRTIELPQPVMNFRCSIVDCYWYLKCLPLSDRKLLCVDPYARTALFDLGLRQVEAIPYLHVPKHSPLPCFVPLPSSSDATEDGNGSFYILEGSPYQELQGDDDTRQQLSNQFEAFVYHSESKSWQRQLLPPPPFVCDPKHCKRRGPDITSYAVVERGGSHVIFVSVDGAGTYSLDTVTHTWSHVGDWVLPFTGKVEYVPELKLWFGICAQDWQLGAAELSTMDSQPQLIGTWKELKAPGDWRQLKPPQLVNLGSGRFCITRFFFRGLLHPMAFSDSEYDDPVDEEYFTVLTGIDVVPCIHDAYGTANHTFSGGIGSKGKVELQMIKHNSRRHMSNGSDGTIEGVF; this is encoded by the exons ATGACCGTCCAGACTCCAGACCTATCTCGCGACGCCCACCCCCGCCGCCGCTCCGCTCCCATTCTGCTCCGATCTGGTTTCAGAAGCTCCGCACCGTCGCCTCCATTCTCCAGCGGCCACAG GTATCGCTGCGGGCTGCTGCTACCTGGCTGGATCGCTCGCAAGGAAAGACAGCAGAAGGAAGGTGCTTGGTTGCTGCTGcctgcttctgctgctgctggtggtag TCGACGACTGAATCCACCGACGATGGGCCTCTCGCGTCGGTTTCTGAATCTGATCGTGGACAACCGCATCCAGGGAGCCAAATCGCTGTGCTCCATTGATCTGAGGCGACACAAGTTGTTCAACACAACAACGCCAGCACCCAAAGGAAACGCCCTGGCTTTGAACAAGATTCGGCTTCCCAGCCCCAGCCTCAGCAAGCGGACATCAGATTCCGATCTCAAGGACCAACGGCTTCACTTCTTCCAGGCTGCGGATCGAAGGGTTGATGCAATGGAGAGCCCGCTTCCGGCCCAAAGCATCAACCTCGGAGCCTCTGCCATGGGCTACTCAACGGAAACATGCGTCCGGAAGCAGGCAGCAGCTTCAGTAACAAGAACGATCCGGACGATTGAACTTCCCCAACCAGTCATGAACTTTCGATGCTCAATCGTAGACTGCTATTGGTATCTGAAGTGTTTGCCGCTTTCAGATCGTAAGCTGCTGTGTGTGGACCCATATGCCCGTACTGCCCTCTTCGACCTGGGCTTGCGCCAGGTGGAGGCCATTCCCTACCTCCATGTGCCCAAGCATTCGCCGTTGCCCTGCTTTGTCCCCCTCCCATCCAGTTCTGATGCCACCGAAGACGGCAATGGCAGCTTCTACATCCTGGAGGGTTCTCCCTATCAGGAGCTGCAGGGAGACGACGACACCAGACAGCAGCTGAGCAATCAGTTTGAGGCATTTGTCTACCACAGCGAGTCCAAGTCCTGGCAGAGGCAGctccttccaccgccgccattcgTCTGTGACCCTAAGCACTGCAAGCGCAGGGGCCCCGACATCACCTCTTATGCAGTGGTTGAACGAGGTGGCTCCCATGTCATCTTTGTATCAGTGGATGGTGCTGGCACCTACTCCTTGGACACGGTGACACACACTTGGAGCCATGTCGGCGACTGGGTGCTACCCTTCACAGGCAAGGTCGAATATGTGCCGGAGCTGAAGCTGTGGTTTGGCATCTGCGCCCAGGACTGGCAACTGGGCGCTGCTGAACTGTCCACCATGGACTCCCAGCCACAGCTAATAGGCACTTGGAAGGAGCTCAAGGCACCTGGAGACTGGAGGCAGCTGAAGCCTCCTCAGCTTGTCAACCTGGGCTCTGGCCGGTTCTGCATCACAAGGTTCTTCTTCCGTGGTCTACTGCATCCCATGGCCTTCTCTGATTCGGAATATGATGATCCAGTTGATGAGGAATATTTCACTGTCTTGACTGGTATCGATGTGGTGCCATGTATCCATGACGCCTACGGGACAGCCAATCACACCTTTAGCGGAGGCATTGGCAGCAAGGGGAAAGTGGAGCTCCAAATGATCAAGCACAATTCAAGACGCCACATGTCTAATGGCAGCGATGGTACCATTGAGGGAGTGTTCTGA